One genomic segment of Salinigranum rubrum includes these proteins:
- a CDS encoding universal stress protein, with protein MPPSHVLVPLDGSPLADQALVHAIETFDCRTTVLNVVQPLDSGMSEGGVLDPGDDRLAAARDRAETLVDRAERRASDLGGRVETAVETGDPAETILASVDSRDVDHVVMGGHGGTKNDLARRLLGTVATAVVGEAPVTVTVVR; from the coding sequence ATGCCGCCCTCGCACGTGCTCGTCCCGCTCGACGGCTCTCCCCTGGCCGACCAGGCACTGGTCCACGCCATCGAGACGTTCGACTGCCGGACGACGGTCCTCAACGTCGTCCAGCCGCTCGACTCGGGGATGAGCGAAGGGGGCGTCCTCGACCCCGGCGACGACCGACTGGCGGCCGCGCGTGACCGCGCGGAGACGCTCGTCGACCGCGCCGAACGCCGAGCGTCCGACCTCGGCGGGCGAGTCGAGACGGCGGTCGAGACGGGCGACCCCGCCGAGACCATCCTCGCGTCCGTCGACTCCCGGGACGTCGACCACGTCGTCATGGGCGGCCACGGCGGGACGAAGAACGACCTCGCGCGCCGACTGCTCGGTACCGTCGCGACCGCCGTCGTCGGCGAGGCGCCCGTGACGGTGACGGTCGTCCGCTGA
- a CDS encoding DedA family protein, whose translation MVPVSPPVFAQFVGEMPPALRALLDSEWALVALFGVFVLEGAMLMYFMPSELIVPGSIVLLGPEALIPVLAVAVLGATLGQYALFLVAKHGGRAYLEEKRWFRVSPERLDKFDGWFDRWGPVAVPVSNALLFTRGMLTVPAGFAEMDDRRFVVYSAVGTLVFESVLATLYFVGVSWLF comes from the coding sequence ATGGTACCCGTCTCGCCACCGGTGTTCGCCCAGTTCGTCGGCGAGATGCCGCCCGCCCTCCGCGCCCTCCTCGACTCGGAGTGGGCGCTCGTCGCCCTCTTCGGCGTGTTCGTCCTCGAAGGGGCGATGCTGATGTACTTCATGCCGAGCGAACTCATCGTCCCCGGTTCCATCGTCCTCCTCGGTCCCGAGGCGCTGATTCCGGTGCTGGCCGTCGCCGTCCTCGGCGCGACCCTCGGCCAGTACGCGCTCTTTCTGGTCGCCAAACACGGCGGTCGGGCCTACCTGGAGGAGAAACGCTGGTTCCGCGTCTCCCCCGAACGCCTGGACAAGTTCGACGGCTGGTTCGACCGCTGGGGACCCGTCGCGGTGCCGGTGAGCAACGCGCTGCTTTTCACCCGCGGCATGCTCACCGTCCCCGCCGGCTTCGCCGAGATGGACGACCGACGGTTCGTCGTCTACTCCGCCGTCGGTACCCTGGTCTTCGAGTCGGTGCTGGCCACGCTCTACTTCGTCGGCGTCTCGTGGCTGTTCTGA